The Apium graveolens cultivar Ventura chromosome 11, ASM990537v1, whole genome shotgun sequence genome has a window encoding:
- the LOC141696187 gene encoding uncharacterized protein LOC141696187, translating to MVYMHPASGERFYMRLLLNIVVGVKMFEEIRTVDGIVYSTYKEACFHRGLLESELNTVSTSKYKNELLLEEMMYDCEKLHLKASEAVHCLNQMQRIIFDQIVESVDKDIGGFYFVYGPGGTGKTFLWSTIIARLRGEGKIVLAVVSSGIALLLIDGGRTAHSHFKIPIDADEFSCCEVKQNTFLAELICSTSLVIWDEDPMTHHFVFEAVDRTFRDIRSKVDPNVGTLTYDGLTMVLGGDFRQVLPIIQKKGRGEIVAASISKSRLWQYCKVFTVRENMRIERTVPKVTIHGKKVQFRDWVLSLGDGLEQTIIIGDDPEPSWITLPEEVLVNYLGDAIEAIVNEIYKDLLHRHEDVEYLRNRAVLRPLNEHVDSVNVTVLCRLPGEFKVYKSYDSICKGSSTSEADQVLYPPEYLNSLKSSGMPNHEIEVKVGAPLMLLRNLNAKKGLCNGTRLIITRCYPFLIEALIITGTRIGDTTYVPRITMCPADKAVPFILKRKQFLIAVCYAMTVNKSQGQTVQNVGLYLPDPVFGHDQMYVTVSRVTSPNGLKIVTVDDNEVTKGYTKNIVYRVVFDNLVQSLSLSGISKFVTVFRTVTDS from the exons ATGGTTTACATGCATCCTGCCTCTGGTGAACGATTTTACATGCGCTTGTTGTTAAACATTGTCGTTGGGGTCAAAATGTTTGAAGAAATCAGAACAGTTGATGGGATTGTTTACTCAACCTACAAAGAAGCATGCTTTCACAGAGGCTTGCTTGAATCCG AGCTAAATACTGTCTCCACTTctaaatataaaaatgaattattATTGGAGGAGATGATGTATGATTGCGAGAAACTTCATTTAAAAGCAAGTGAGGCCGTACATTGCTTGAACCAAATGCAGCGCATCATTTTTGACCAAATTGTGGAATCAGTGGACAAGGATATAGGAGGATTTTACTTTGTGTATGGCCCTGGTGGAACTGGAAAGACCTTCTTATGGTCCACAATTATAGCCAGACTAAGGGGTGAGGGAAAAATAGTGCTTGCTGTTGTTTCATCTGGTATTGCTTTACTCCTGATTGACGGAGGCAGAACAGCTCATTCACACTTCAAAATACCGATTGATGCCGACGAATTTAGCTGTTGTGAAGTAAAACAAAATACATTTCTCGCGGAGCTAATATGCAGCACAAGTTTGGTCATTTGGGATGAAGATCCAATGACTCATCATTTTGTATTCGAAGCTGTTGATCGCACATTCAGAGATATACGGTCCAAGGTTGACCCAAATGTCGGGACCTTGACATATGATGGCCTGACTATGGTCTTGGGTGGGGATTTCCGACAGGTTTTACCTATCATTCAAAAAAAGGGTCGCGGGGAAATAGTGGCAGCCAGCATTAGCAAGTCACGGTTGTGGCAATACTGTAAAGTATTCACTGTACGTGAGAACATGAGGATTGAAAGGACTGTCCCAAAAGTTACAATTCATGGTAAGAAAGTGCAATTCAGAGATTGGGTGTTGTCATTGGGAGATGGTTTAGAGCAAACAATTATAATCGGAGATGACCCGGAGCCATCATGGATAACATTACCCGAGGAG GTCCTCGTTAATTATCTTGGTGATGCTATTGAGGCAATAGTCAATGAAATCTACAAAGACCTCCTTCACAGACATGAAGATGTAGAATATCTACGTAATAGAGCTGTATTGAGACCCCTCAATGAACATGTTGACAGCGTTAATGTCACTGTTTTATGCAGACTTCCAGGGGAATTCAAAGTCTACAAGAGCTACGATAGTATTTGTAAAGGTTCATCCACATCAGAGGCTGACCAGGTGTTATATCCACCCGAATATCTAAACTCACTAAAATCTAGTGGCATGCCAAATCATGAAATTGAGGTTAAGGTTGGTGCACCATTAATGTTGCTGCGTAACCTCAATGCCAAAAAGGGGTTGTGTAATGGCACTCGCCTCATAATCACTCGATGCTACCCGTTTCTAATCGAAGCGTTAATTATAACGGGTACCAGGATTGGCGATACAACATATGTTCCTAGAATAACAATGTGCCCAGCGGATAAGGCAGTGCCGTTCATCTTGAAAAGAAAACAATTTCTAATTGCAGTATGCTATGCAATGACCGTGAACAAAAGCCAGGGACAAACGGTTCAGAATGTGGGCTTGTACCTTCCAGACCCAGTATTTGGGCACGACCAGATGTACGTCACAGTTTCTCGCGTTACTTCTCCAAATGGGTTAAAAATTGTTACGGTTGATGATAACGAGGTCACCAAGGGTTACACCAAAAACATTGTCTACCGTGTGGTATTTGATAATCTTGTGCAGTCGTTGTCCCTATCAGGGATATCAAAATTCGTGACAGTTTTCCGCACTGTTACAGATTCTTAG
- the LOC141696188 gene encoding uncharacterized protein LOC141696188, with the protein MNALSWNCQGLGSPGKVRFQQDVTPTEKPFFVFLCETISSYSKMESLRNKLRFENFIAVEPQGKSGGIALFRKNADAVSLLSYSRFYIDISVRSNGVNDWRLTELYDLPLTGHQFTWEKGRKSYHWVEIRLDRVLANTQWLDFFDGEKVYNLEGSPSDHSPLLLCPEVQQRGNKKRSFHFENAWLTEPICFQIIKECWKDESNDNNRALLGLVSDREVKDAIFCMFPDKAPGPDGMTPGFFQKNLSVIRDAVVQMVCDFFASGTLYGKVNATNTVLIPKKKNPTTCTELSPIALCNVIMKILTKMMANRLKKVLDMVISDTQSAFFPGRLITDNIMISFEVTHYLKQKKFGKEGFMALKLDMSKAYDQYQMGPIKPSRGLGQGDPLSPYLFIIRAEGLSALIRHFEARKWLQGILICRKARVISHMLFADDSYLYCKAETGGAEKVLELLHIYEKAQEAGESSKYLGVPNTLGRNKSVIFGYLKEKVKASIQNLYERNVSRPAKEILIKNVAQTLPTLRSAGKSSSRIPVSSWNSRLGHGAKTRRYDEVLDPILAESLSVKEALSWVKEWSRNVVVLESDCLVVLQLIRSATPLRSRLGMVVKECRKLVNELNNVRLYFIKRSANIVAHELARVSYVYPDRMFDWNDAPINVKHCILNDLFE; encoded by the exons ATGAATGCATTATCTTGGAACTGCCAGGGCCTGGGTTCACCTGGAAAAGTTCGCTTCCAACAAGATGTAACCCCTACTGAGAAAccattttttgtttttttgtgtGAAACAATAAGTAGTTACAGTAAAATGGAGAGTTTGCGCAATAAGCTGCGTTTTGAAAATTTTATAGCTGTGGAGCCTCAAGGAAAAAGTGGGGGAATTGCTCTGTTCAGGAAAAATGCAGATGCAGTTAGCTTGCTTAGTTATTCACGATTTTATATAGATATATCAGTAAGATCAAATGGTGTTAATGATTGGCGCTTGACAG AATTGTATGATCTCCCTCTCACCGGTCATCAGTTTACTTGGGAAAAAGGTCGAAAGTCTTATCATTGGGTGGAAATAAGATTAGATCGAGTGCTAGCTAATACACAGTGGTTAGATTTCTTTGATGGGGAAAAAGTCTATAACCTTGAAGGCTCTCCATCTGATCACAGTCCTCTGCTATTATGTCCGGAAGTGCAACAGAGAGGTAACAAGAAACGTTCCTTTCATTTTGAAAACGCTTGGCTCACCGAGCCTATTTGCTTCCAGATTATCAAAGAATGCTGGAAGGATGAGTCGAACGATAAT AATAGAGCTTTACTCGGACTTGTGTCTGATAGAGAAGTAAAAGATGCTATTTTCTGTATGTTTCCTGATAAAGCTCCAGGGCCTGACGGTATGACCCcgggtttctttcaaaagaattTGAGTGTGATACGCGATGCAGTGGTTCAGATGGTATGTGATTTCTTCGCTTCAGGGACTCTGTACGGAAAGGTTAATGCTACTAATACTGTCCTCATCCCCAAGAAAAAAAACCCAACAACATGCACAGAGTTGAGCCCAATAGCCTTGTGTAATGTTATTATGAAGATCCTTACAAAGATGATGGCAAATAGATTAAAGAAGGTGTTGGATATGGTTATCTCAGACACACAGAGTGCATTTTTCCCTGGTAGGCTGATCACTGACAATATTATGATCTCTTTTGAAGTTACGCACTACCTTAAGCAAAAGAAGTTTGGAAAGGAAGGCTTTATGGCTCTCAAGCTCGACATGTCCAAAGCGTATGATC AGTATCAAATGGGCCCAATAAAACCAAGTAGGGGATTGGGACAAGGAGATCCCCTATCTCCTTATCTCTTCATCATTCGTGCTGAAGGTCTATCAGCTTTGATCAGACATTTTGAAGCTAGGAAGTGGTTACAAGGAATTCTTATTTGCAGAAAAGCTCGAGTAATAAGTCACATGCTATTTGCTGATGATAGCTATCTTTACTGTAAAGCTGAGACAGGTGGGGCTGAAAAGGTGTTGGAACTATTACATATTTATGAAAAAGCTCAG GAAGCTGGTGAATCCTCTAAGTATTTAGGTGTTCCTAATACCTTGGGGAGGAATAAGTCTGTGATTTTTGGTTATTTAAAAGAGAAAGTAAAAGCTAGCattcagaacttgtatgaaaggAATGTTTCCAGACCAGCAAAGGAAATTCTAATAAAGAATGTAGCTCAGACTTTGCCTAC TCTCCGCAGTGCTGGCAAATCAAGTTCTAGAATCCCTGTTTCATCCTGGAACTCAAGACTAGGACATGGAG CAAAAACCAGGCGGTATGATGAGGTTTTGGACCCGATTCTAGCTGAATCTCTCTCTGTTAAAGAAGCCTTAAGCTGGGTGAAGGAGTGGAGTAGGAATGTAGTGGTGCTTGAATCAGATTGTTTGGTAGTTCTTCAGCTGATTCGTAGTGCAACTCCTTTACGGTCCAGACTTGGTATGGTGGTTAAAGAATGCAGGAAGTTAGTTAATGAATTAAACAACGTAAGGTTGTATTTTATTAAACGGTCTGCGAATATAGTGGCACATGAACTTGCTCGTGTGTCCTATGTGTATCCTGATCGTATGTTTGATTGGAATGATGCTCCAATCAACGTTAAGCATTGTATCTTGAATGATCTTTTCGAGTAA